GGCTGACCACTCCGCTGAAAGCGTGGCGGGTAGTTGCACATCCGGCAGCACGTTGCCAGTCTTGCCGAAACCGAAATGCGCGATTGTGAGCGGGGTCTTCTTGCCCACCTTCACGTGTGACAGGTCGTAGTACCAGATGCGTTCTGTCTTCTTGCTCTTGGTGAAGAACAGCAGGTTGGTCTTGACGCCAGCACCGGCAGTGGAAAACACGCCACCCGGCAGGCTGACGATGGCCCACAGATCGCATTCGTCCAGCAGCTTGCGTTTCGTTTCGACGAAGGCGCTCTCGTTGGTGCGGAACAGCAGTCCCTCGTCCAGCACGACGGCGCAGGTGCCGCCGGGCGCCAGCTCGGCCAGGATGTCCTGCAAGAACAGCACCTGGGTGGCGCTGGTTTCGAAGGCGAAGTTCTTCTGCGCGTCCTTGCCCTCCTTCCCGCCGAAGGGTGGGTTGGCCAGGATCACGTCGAACTGCTTGGGCGCCTGTTCAAACAGCGCGCCATAGGTGGCGCGGCGCGTCAGCGAGTTGCCGTGCCACAGGTTGGGTTGGTCGATGCCGTGCAGCACCAGGTTGGCCAGCGCGATCGGAAACACCAGGTTCTCCTTCTCGCGGCCGAAGAAGGTTTCGTGTTTGAGGGTATCCAAATCGGTGCTGGTGGCGCTCTCGCCCAGCTTGCACGCGATGTGCTCGTAGGCCACAGCCAGGAAGCCGCCCGTACCGCAGCAGGGGTCGTAAACGCTCTGGCCGAGTTTGGGGGCCACCGTGTGCACCATCGCCCGGATCACTTCGCGTGGCGTGAAGAACTGGCCCCCGTCGGAGTTCTTCTCGCCCATCTTGAGCAGTAGGTCCTCGTAGACCTGAGACAGCGTAAAGAAATGGGTGTCATCGATATGATCGATGCTGATCTCGTGGACCCGGTCTAAGATGTCGCGGAGGTTCGTTTCGGAATCTACCCGAACCTTCTCTACAGCCGTCATGATGCGACCGATCACACGCTGCTTCGGCGCCGCCGCCGGGTTGGGCAGCCCGGTACGCATGTCGATATCCAAGCTGTGCAGATGCGGAAGCAACTCCTTGTGGATGAACTCGAACAGCTTGCCGTCGCCCGCTGCGAACAACTCCTGCCGCTTCCAACCGAATGCCTTGCCTTCTGGCGTCTTGGGGTGCTCGGTCTTGTCAGACCAGGGCGCCGCCCAGTCCTGCCAGCGATAGGGCGCGCGCAAGGCGGGTGTGAAGCTCGCGCCCACCACCTCCGCCTTCTCCTGATCTCGCGTCTCCTGCGCGTCGAGGATGCGCAGGAACAGAATCCACGTCAGCTCCGGCACGTACTGCAGGGCGCTAGCGCAGTTTGAGCGCCGCATGATGTCGCAAATGCTTTTGACGAAAGCTGAAAGCGACTGCATGGAGGCGATAGCCTTGGGTGCTTTGTTGGTTGTCTCAGGTCGGGCCATATTTTCAGATCTCGAAAGCTTGGGCGAGGATGCGCTGCGGTAAAGCTGAAACCGTGGCCTCTTGCTGGATTAGCGTGGAACGGATCGTGTCCGCTTCAACGAGTTGTTTCTTCAGCGCCTTCACGATGAGCCGTTGTTCATTCGGCTCCGGCGCGCACACATGGAAGCTCTCAAGCGTAGGCATGTAGATCGTTTTATGCGTGGCGCCGGTCGCTAGTTCGCGCAACTCAGCGCGCGAACGGATCAGTGCATGCATCAGAAACTCCGGGTCCAGGGCATCGCCGCATACCCAGTTTGCGAAATCCTGACTCGTGGCCATAGGGCGGCCCATAATGGCGACGAAACCCACCGAGGCTGTGCGCGAGTAGCACACAGTGCCTCGCGGCAAGACGCGCGCCGCCGAATTGGCGATGCCTGCCTCGTTGGTGCGCAGTTGCGTACCCTCGACCCATTGCCCGTCGAGAGCGCGGATCTCGGTTAGCGATATCCACGAGACGTCGCCACCCCACCAGTCGGGCCGCAAGCGGCTTGGCGTATGACCGCTTTCTAGCCGAGCGACATCAGAGAGCTTGTGCCAGTGCCATTGGGAGGGCGACTCGCCGAGATCTGGCGGCACTGCGACCGGCACGGCCTTGCGGAAGGCTTCGCGGTAGATAGACGCGCGCAGCGCCTCAGCCTCCTGATTTTGCTCCTTAGCCGCTTTCCACGCCGTTCCCACCTGCTCCAGTTGGATTTTTAGGCGGGTGGCAATGCGGCATTGCTCGTCAAGCGGCGGGAGATCAATTGGGATCGACTTGATGACCCCTTGCGAGATGTTTCGCATAGAGTCACTGGTTCCCGTCGCGAAGTGCTCGATATGCTTGCGCGCCTTCGGCGCGCGCAGGGCGAACAGCAGGTATTCCTTGTTGGCAACGTTCTCGTTGATTACCAGACGCAAGGTCTTGTCGGACAAAAGACGGAGCGGGTAGTCCCGCTCTACCAACACTACGGCACCAACGAATTCCTTTGTGTTGGCACGGGAGATCAGCAGGTCACCTGCTCGGACCCTATGGCTATCATCGGGCTGGTAAGCCCCCCTAAGTGCCTTGGCCTCATCGTGGCGGAACTCCGCCCAAGTCACGGCACTGACCTTGAGCACACCCAACTCATCAGGCCGCGCGGGGCTTTCGGCGGTCTGAAAGCTCTTGCCAGCTTGGATGTCTAAGAGGATTTCGCCGAGGGTGCTTTGGCCCGTCATACCCCAAACAACCTCCCCTTGGCCTCGCGCATGACTTGCACGGGTGCACCCAAAGGACGGAGAGCATCCAGACCGCCGGCGACTCTGATGGCCGGCACCTCCCACAGCACCGGGGTTTCTAGCGCGTCGGTGCCTCCTTGGGCGAACTGATGGCCCAAGCCCTTGAGCACGATGGCGGCGTTTTCCGGCATGGCGGCGAACCACGGCTGGTTGTGGGTGATGAAGACATCGCCGCGCTCAGGTCGCCGTAAGGCGCGGGCGTGGTACCCGTGGTGGCTGAAGTAGTCGTAGAGATCGAAGTCGTTCATCCGGTCTTCATCGCGAATCAGGTCGGGGTCAAGGCGCTCTCCGAGCAAGTGCTCGATGAACTGGCGGCGCTTATGCGGCTCGATCCACAGCGCGCGGAACTCCTCTAGCGTGTGTGCCTCGCTCAGCACGCGGCTGACCACCTCGCGGCGGTACTCTTCCACTGGCACAGGCGTATCCCTGCCGTCGCGGCTGACGACGATGAAACGGCCTTGCGCCGTGATGACGACGGCCTTGCCGCCGACCTCGCCTACGGCTGGGCCATCGCCCCCCTCGCCGCCACCGCGTCCCTCGTCGCCTTCATCGTCTTTGCGTCCACCTCCTCCCGAGCGCGGCGGCTTGGTAATGAATTCGGTACCGAAGAGGCTGGTGACGTCGGTGTAGTCGTAAAGCCAGAACTTGTACTTACCTGATTCCTCGTGGATGCGAGTGCCGCGCCCGACCATCTGGTAGAACTTGATGGGCGATTGCAGGTAGCGGAAGAACACCACGGCGTTGAGTCGCTCGATGTCTACGCCGGCCTCAAGCAAATCCACTGTGCAGGCAATGAAGGCGCGCTCGCCGGAGCCGCGCATTGGTTCGATGAGGTCAGCACCGTTGTTTACCCCGCCCATGCACTTGAAGGCGTAGAGGTCCTTCGGCGTGCGCCGCTGCTCCCTGCACCAGCGCACATACAGGTTGTTCATCTGCTGGGCCACGCGGTCAGCATGAATCTCGCGATTACAGAAGATGATCAACTTCTGCTCCGGGCCGCCGTTCTCGCACAGCAGCTTGAACAGGTCTTCGCACATTTTAGGCGTCCGCAACTCGATGAAGATTTCGTCATCGAAGTCTTTGCCAGTGTACTGATCCTTGGTGAGGTCCTCGGCCGTAAGCAACCGGTCGGTCTTGAGGTCGCGCACGCCTGCCTTGAGCAGTTCTTCCTTAGTGAAGACGGCGTCGTCGATGCTGGCCTTGCGCTTGACGATCTCGCAGGCGGCCAAATAGCCGTCTTCCTGCGCCTGGATCAGAGTGTATTCGTAAACCGGCTCACCAAAATACTCGAGGTTATTGGCAGTGATTTCCTTGTCCTCGGCTGTCGCCTTTTCAGACTCCTGAAGCTTGCGCGGCGTGGCGGTGAGGCCGATGTGGATGGCGTTGGGATTGCGACGCAGCACCTCAGCCCATTTGCCCCAGGCGGATCGGTGGCACTCGTCGATAACGATGACGGAAAACGCATCTTCGCTGTAGTGCTCGGTGAGGAAGCTGGCATCGCCCGCATCGTCGATACCCAGCGTCTGGTAGGTGGCAATGTGGATGCGCGCATTGGCGGCAGCATTGCCACCACGTTCGGTCTTGACGATGCGCGCGTTGTCACCGAACGCCGCCTTGAGCTTCGTGTAGGCTTGCTCGCGCAGTTCGTCGCGGTCACAGAGGAACAGCGCCTGTTTGGGCAAGTGGCCGGCCTGTGCGAGGCGCCATAGCAAGTTGGTGGCGATGATGGTTTTGCCGGCGCCAGTGGCGAGCGTGAGCAGCACACGTGGTGGCGTGCCAGCTTGGCGATCAAGGATGATCTTTTCGAACGCGGCGCGGATGGCAGCATCCTGGTAGTAACGGCTTTGCGACCAGGCTGGGCTGTCTGCCTGGAAGAGAATCGTCGCTATAGGCCGTGTCAGGTCAATGCCACTCGCCGCGCCGTAGCGGGCGGTGAGGTCCGCGTGCGACGGGAAATCCTTGAATGAGAACGGTCCCTCGATCAATTCGGTAAAGCGGTCGTACTCGCCGTATTTGTGACCATTGGTGGAAAAAACGTACTTGACTTCGAAGCGCAAGGTGTTGGCGTAGCCCCGTGCCTGCTGCATGCCCCTGAGCGGGTCATCGGCTTCCTTCTTCGCTTCCAGCACAGCGACTGGCATTGCCTTAGGCATGTCACCCACCTGGACGCACAAGAGATAGTCCGTGCGGCCCGGACCCCTTCGGCGGCGGCCCTTGATGCCTGTGGGCTCCACAGGTGGCGGGGTGAGCACTGTTTCAAGCGTGATGCGGTCGCGGCTGACGTAGCCCTTGTCGCGCAAAACCGGATCGATCAGGTGGTAGCGGGTGTCCGCCTCGTTCAGGCTCACGTAGCGCCCCCAGGCTCGTGGCCCTCATCTGCGCCGCCGGCGCGCACCCATTCGTCCACCTCAGATAGCTTGAACTTCCAGAGACGCCCAACTACGCCCAGATGCTCGGCCACCTGCTCGACGGAAACCCGCGGTTCAGCGGTCATGGCATTGGCAAGTTCAGCGGGCACGGTCAAAATGGTTTAAGCCGGATCAAAATAGATCAAACCAGATAAGCATCTTTTCGGCTGTCGGAAAACGACCGATTGACGTCACCAGCGTTGGGTATGTTTAAAAAATAGTGGACAGAACTTTTGAGCACGCGTATGTTTTGAACAACCTTTTCCAACATAGGCCAATGATGACCAGAGTTTTGGCCTACTGCCGCGTTTCGACCGCCGGCCAGACCACCGACAACCAGATCCAGGAGATCGCCGCCGCCGGCTTCAAGGTGCTGCCTACCCGCGCGATCACCGAGCCCATTTCCGGCAGCATCGCCGCCAACGAGCGGCCCAGCTTCAGGAAGCTGATGGACAAGCTCGAGGCCGGCGATGTGCTGGTCGTCACCAAGCTCGACCGTCTCGGCCGCAACGCCATGGACGTGCGCCAGACGGTGGAGGCCCTCGCCGAGCTTGGCGTGAAGGTGCATTGCTTGGCGCTGGGTGACGTCGATCTCACCAGCCCCGCCGGCAAGATGACGATGGCCGTAATCAGCGCAGTGGCCGAGTTCGAGCGTGACCTGCTGATCGAACGCACCAGGCCGGCCTAGCGCGTGCCAAGAGCGACGGAAAGGTGCTGGGCCGACCGCGCGCGCTGACGGACGCTCAGGAGGCGGAGGCACTGCAACGGCTTGCCAGCGGCGAGGCCGTGGCTGCGGTGGCGCGGGCACTGAAGACATCGCGAGCCACGGTCATGCGCGTGAGGGATTCACAGCCGGCTTGAGGCTGCACCAGGGGGGCCGGCCAGGGCTGGGCGGCCTCCCTTCGCATCAACACAACCCGCGCCGAAGCAGCCACCGCCCATCCCTCCGGCGCAGGTACTGCTGACCTGACATTCAATGCGGGATGGGAAAGCTACCTCAGGTGAAATATGTTGGTCTGCACGGCGGAAATCGTAGCGTCCGGCCGATCAGGACCTCTCAATCACCACCACGGACGGCTTGTCGACGGCGGCAGGGTCGAGGCCCCAGGCGCGCCGCTCACCTTCTTGGTAGTAATGCGAAGCGTCTCGGCCGCGGACTTCGCCAGCTTGGCAAGCGGCGGTAGACACTGCGTTTCAGGCCGGCGGTGGGAGCGCCGAGAGGGCACGATCCATGTATGCTTCGAGAACTAAGGATGACCTGTCGCTTGCGATTGAACTCTTAGGGCGGTTTTCATTGCTCTCTCCTTCCCCCTTCTCGCGCACTCCCAGA
This genomic interval from Bradyrhizobium sp. CB82 contains the following:
- a CDS encoding N-6 DNA methylase, translating into MQSLSAFVKSICDIMRRSNCASALQYVPELTWILFLRILDAQETRDQEKAEVVGASFTPALRAPYRWQDWAAPWSDKTEHPKTPEGKAFGWKRQELFAAGDGKLFEFIHKELLPHLHSLDIDMRTGLPNPAAAPKQRVIGRIMTAVEKVRVDSETNLRDILDRVHEISIDHIDDTHFFTLSQVYEDLLLKMGEKNSDGGQFFTPREVIRAMVHTVAPKLGQSVYDPCCGTGGFLAVAYEHIACKLGESATSTDLDTLKHETFFGREKENLVFPIALANLVLHGIDQPNLWHGNSLTRRATYGALFEQAPKQFDVILANPPFGGKEGKDAQKNFAFETSATQVLFLQDILAELAPGGTCAVVLDEGLLFRTNESAFVETKRKLLDECDLWAIVSLPGGVFSTAGAGVKTNLLFFTKSKKTERIWYYDLSHVKVGKKTPLTIAHFGFGKTGNVLPDVQLPATLSAEWSADETNAGKAFPSYATLLPHHGTPQGDSRYSWTVDFAARRAEARAKMQPLLEQSAAIRAKVVDLKEKLKRLKKDGSPASEIAAVEARIREQDKAARDLDAEAGGIDAQVFDLKAVNPNAVARVDDRTPVQIIQNIEAQGRIVAQALTRLSALLIADELVEEPPTTMRVVGAA
- a CDS encoding restriction endonuclease subunit S translates to MTGQSTLGEILLDIQAGKSFQTAESPARPDELGVLKVSAVTWAEFRHDEAKALRGAYQPDDSHRVRAGDLLISRANTKEFVGAVVLVERDYPLRLLSDKTLRLVINENVANKEYLLFALRAPKARKHIEHFATGTSDSMRNISQGVIKSIPIDLPPLDEQCRIATRLKIQLEQVGTAWKAAKEQNQEAEALRASIYREAFRKAVPVAVPPDLGESPSQWHWHKLSDVARLESGHTPSRLRPDWWGGDVSWISLTEIRALDGQWVEGTQLRTNEAGIANSAARVLPRGTVCYSRTASVGFVAIMGRPMATSQDFANWVCGDALDPEFLMHALIRSRAELRELATGATHKTIYMPTLESFHVCAPEPNEQRLIVKALKKQLVEADTIRSTLIQQEATVSALPQRILAQAFEI
- a CDS encoding DEAD/DEAH box helicase family protein, which encodes MSLNEADTRYHLIDPVLRDKGYVSRDRITLETVLTPPPVEPTGIKGRRRRGPGRTDYLLCVQVGDMPKAMPVAVLEAKKEADDPLRGMQQARGYANTLRFEVKYVFSTNGHKYGEYDRFTELIEGPFSFKDFPSHADLTARYGAASGIDLTRPIATILFQADSPAWSQSRYYQDAAIRAAFEKIILDRQAGTPPRVLLTLATGAGKTIIATNLLWRLAQAGHLPKQALFLCDRDELREQAYTKLKAAFGDNARIVKTERGGNAAANARIHIATYQTLGIDDAGDASFLTEHYSEDAFSVIVIDECHRSAWGKWAEVLRRNPNAIHIGLTATPRKLQESEKATAEDKEITANNLEYFGEPVYEYTLIQAQEDGYLAACEIVKRKASIDDAVFTKEELLKAGVRDLKTDRLLTAEDLTKDQYTGKDFDDEIFIELRTPKMCEDLFKLLCENGGPEQKLIIFCNREIHADRVAQQMNNLYVRWCREQRRTPKDLYAFKCMGGVNNGADLIEPMRGSGERAFIACTVDLLEAGVDIERLNAVVFFRYLQSPIKFYQMVGRGTRIHEESGKYKFWLYDYTDVTSLFGTEFITKPPRSGGGGRKDDEGDEGRGGGEGGDGPAVGEVGGKAVVITAQGRFIVVSRDGRDTPVPVEEYRREVVSRVLSEAHTLEEFRALWIEPHKRRQFIEHLLGERLDPDLIRDEDRMNDFDLYDYFSHHGYHARALRRPERGDVFITHNQPWFAAMPENAAIVLKGLGHQFAQGGTDALETPVLWEVPAIRVAGGLDALRPLGAPVQVMREAKGRLFGV